From one Flavobacteriales bacterium genomic stretch:
- a CDS encoding mechanosensitive ion channel: MDDFIIDHRVQIIESVVALATFFVVRATSHWLVRGAVMKLAYKAKEEREVMRLIRLLLLMLIAIVLTAIWGVKQNEILLFAASAITVLGVAFFAEMSILSNITAFLVLFFQHPVKISDRLRLKDGDQEVEGELVDITYFFTFIRQDNGAMTTVPNSALLKSSFTILASKAR, translated from the coding sequence ATGGACGATTTCATAATCGATCACCGCGTCCAGATCATTGAATCAGTCGTGGCTCTGGCGACGTTCTTCGTTGTCAGGGCCACGTCCCACTGGCTCGTGCGCGGCGCTGTGATGAAGCTGGCGTACAAGGCCAAGGAGGAGCGCGAAGTGATGCGCCTGATCCGCCTTCTGCTCTTGATGCTGATCGCCATCGTGCTCACTGCCATCTGGGGCGTGAAGCAGAACGAAATCCTCCTTTTCGCTGCTTCGGCGATCACGGTACTTGGCGTGGCCTTCTTCGCCGAGATGTCGATCCTTTCGAACATCACCGCCTTCCTTGTCCTGTTCTTCCAGCATCCGGTGAAGATCAGCGACCGCCTCCGGCTGAAGGACGGGGATCAGGAGGTGGAAGGCGAGCTCGTGGACATCACCTACTTCTTCACCTTCATCCGGCAGGACAACGGAGCAATGACCACGGTGCCGAACTCAGCACTGCTCAAGAGCTCCTTCACCATCCTAGCATCGAAAGCCCGCTAG